In Leptospira sp. WS58.C1, a single genomic region encodes these proteins:
- a CDS encoding transglycosylase SLT domain-containing protein, whose protein sequence is MKKTILGLLPFLVVGSLFADDDLKYLVKSYSLEKIRRIFRERSPSKESEVYALVRFHENHPDGDHGNKFRYLVSLLKGRLVVGVTKDELQGIIKNPLPPLNAITKMSFWKLYEEMVKRKSVSSSELISYLKKLPPDYDPVYKNVIGEILRIHYENGEFKEAKDYAESFSEKDKKEYFGAMAYYRYAKALYKFGETQKGENLLYALAEDGNVPSYVKKDIYTDLRTWKGESFYKQIPLEKGVLFLPFLNSSDKKSFISSHQYFSSTTFERPESWKAAARGLVQYYPERLSSIFSRHRSFAEYFPEFTAAMSVELSNQNLAKSGLDLLEKTNLSSSESVEYAYARAYKRLGERDKYFNGLLSSLEKNPYNLIRQDELIDLLIGDHSHFLEESYWKEALKRIPNLPVKGRLVYWYLRSLKSKGKQEELLSWLRSYYKFIPGSYYTRVIREEFATEISSIQKPDSPLRSKDSLFEYLSLTSGDPKYSDKILGRDLEFAYFPDSFSLDIRIDSAHSKVRGNHLLQNAKEYLEIGEMAYASSLVDKYVLQTGSSEEEKDEILAALGEVTGNQYLTVFHTRNLMKRRRIPDDVILLPSKLASRIYPRPHRDIVSHYSQSFGIEEDIVYAVMRQESFFKENAVSSSNARGLMQIMGPTGKGLAQGLGLGPYSLFDPEISIQMGAKFLKYLLSSNENDLKWASIAYNGGPGNLRKWKRNHYHGDFNHFLEELPLKEPRDYCRIVTSNYYNYQSLRQYKNR, encoded by the coding sequence ATGAAAAAAACGATTCTGGGGTTACTCCCGTTTCTAGTTGTCGGCAGTCTTTTTGCGGACGACGACCTAAAATACTTGGTCAAATCCTATAGTTTAGAAAAAATACGCAGGATTTTCCGGGAAAGGTCCCCTTCCAAAGAGTCCGAGGTCTATGCTCTCGTACGTTTTCATGAAAACCATCCGGACGGAGACCATGGAAATAAATTTAGATATCTGGTTTCCCTTTTAAAGGGCAGACTTGTAGTAGGCGTCACCAAGGACGAACTTCAGGGTATCATCAAGAACCCTCTCCCCCCTTTGAATGCAATCACCAAAATGAGTTTTTGGAAATTGTATGAGGAAATGGTTAAAAGAAAAAGTGTATCTTCTTCCGAACTTATCTCATATTTAAAAAAACTTCCTCCGGACTATGATCCGGTGTATAAAAATGTGATCGGGGAAATACTAAGGATTCATTACGAAAACGGAGAATTCAAAGAGGCAAAAGATTACGCCGAAAGTTTTTCGGAGAAGGATAAAAAAGAATATTTCGGAGCCATGGCTTACTATAGATACGCCAAGGCATTGTACAAATTCGGTGAAACACAAAAAGGAGAAAATCTTTTATACGCTCTCGCAGAAGATGGAAATGTTCCTTCTTACGTTAAAAAAGATATTTATACGGATCTAAGGACTTGGAAAGGAGAATCTTTTTATAAACAGATCCCTTTGGAAAAAGGAGTATTATTTCTGCCATTCTTAAATAGTAGCGATAAAAAATCCTTCATTTCATCCCACCAATATTTTAGTTCTACCACATTTGAAAGGCCGGAAAGCTGGAAAGCAGCCGCAAGAGGGTTAGTCCAATATTATCCGGAAAGACTTTCTTCCATTTTTTCCAGGCATAGAAGTTTTGCGGAATATTTTCCCGAATTTACCGCGGCGATGTCCGTGGAACTTTCCAACCAAAATCTTGCAAAATCAGGTTTGGATTTATTAGAAAAAACGAATCTTTCTTCTTCCGAATCCGTTGAATATGCGTATGCACGAGCTTATAAACGTTTGGGAGAAAGGGATAAATATTTTAACGGACTACTTTCTTCTCTGGAAAAAAATCCTTATAATTTGATCCGACAAGACGAGCTGATCGATCTTTTGATCGGGGATCATTCCCATTTTCTGGAAGAATCGTATTGGAAAGAGGCTCTAAAGCGGATCCCGAATCTTCCCGTCAAAGGTAGATTAGTCTATTGGTATTTGAGAAGTTTAAAATCCAAGGGTAAACAGGAAGAACTTCTCTCTTGGTTACGATCTTATTATAAATTCATTCCGGGTTCTTATTACACCAGAGTGATCCGGGAAGAATTTGCGACGGAGATCTCTTCCATACAGAAACCGGATAGTCCTCTTAGAAGTAAGGATTCATTATTCGAATATCTTTCCTTAACCTCGGGAGATCCCAAATATTCGGACAAGATCCTGGGAAGAGATCTGGAATTCGCTTATTTTCCCGACTCCTTCTCCTTGGATATTCGGATCGATTCCGCTCATAGCAAGGTGAGAGGAAACCATCTATTACAAAATGCTAAAGAATATTTAGAGATCGGAGAAATGGCTTACGCAAGTTCTCTCGTGGATAAATACGTTTTACAAACCGGATCATCCGAAGAGGAAAAAGACGAAATTTTGGCCGCCCTGGGAGAGGTGACCGGTAACCAATATCTGACAGTCTTCCATACAAGAAATCTAATGAAAAGAAGAAGGATCCCTGATGATGTGATCCTTCTTCCTTCTAAACTCGCTTCCAGGATCTATCCGAGACCCCATAGGGATATTGTTTCTCATTATTCCCAATCGTTCGGGATCGAAGAAGATATCGTGTATGCGGTCATGAGACAGGAGTCCTTTTTTAAGGAGAATGCAGTCTCTTCTTCCAATGCGAGAGGACTCATGCAGATTATGGGACCTACCGGAAAAGGGTTAGCCCAAGGTTTGGGACTTGGTCCTTATTCTCTTTTTGATCCGGAAATTTCTATCCAAATGGGTGCAAAATTCCTAAAATACCTTCTCTCCTCCAATGAAAACGATTTGAAATGGGCTTCTATTGCTTATAATGGAGGTCCCGGAAATCTCAGAAAATGGAAACGAAATCATTATCACGGAGATTTTAATCATTTTTTAGAGGAACTTCCTCTCAAAGAACCCCGTGATTATTGCAGGATCGTAACGTCGAACTACTATAATTACCAAAGTTTAAGGCAGTACAAAAACCGCTGA
- a CDS encoding TrmH family RNA methyltransferase has translation MKKNILEISSFSNEKLKYISGLKEKKNREKSGTFFIEGFREIQRAKVSGKVKFEYLLICPACYLGENEEDLVSSIDAKTILVPKQIFEKISYRDRPDGLIATAELPDFSLSPNTKLSDDPILVIEGVEKPGNLGTILRTAEGAGFHKVFVADPRLDLFNPNVIRSSTGTIFTLDVFQSDIKELYPILQNAGYKTFAVTPEANSLYWDADLKGKVALVFGSEQYGLSEYTRSQSDHYISLPMKGVADSLNLAMSAGILMYEVLRQNR, from the coding sequence TTGAAAAAAAACATTTTGGAAATCAGCAGTTTTTCAAATGAAAAGCTGAAATATATCTCCGGATTAAAAGAAAAAAAGAACCGGGAGAAATCCGGTACATTTTTTATAGAAGGTTTTAGAGAGATTCAAAGAGCGAAAGTCTCAGGCAAGGTCAAATTCGAATATTTACTTATCTGCCCCGCTTGTTATTTAGGCGAAAATGAAGAAGACCTCGTATCTTCTATAGATGCGAAAACGATCCTCGTTCCGAAACAGATTTTCGAAAAAATCTCATACAGGGATAGACCGGACGGTTTGATTGCCACCGCCGAGTTGCCTGACTTTTCCTTATCCCCTAATACGAAACTATCGGACGATCCGATACTCGTAATCGAAGGTGTGGAAAAACCGGGAAATCTCGGCACCATTTTAAGGACCGCAGAAGGCGCAGGATTTCATAAGGTTTTCGTTGCGGACCCAAGACTGGATCTATTCAACCCGAACGTTATCCGCTCTTCCACCGGAACAATATTTACCTTGGATGTTTTCCAGTCCGATATTAAGGAACTTTATCCTATTCTACAAAATGCAGGTTATAAAACTTTCGCAGTGACCCCCGAGGCAAACTCCTTATATTGGGATGCGGATTTAAAAGGAAAGGTCGCGCTTGTTTTCGGAAGCGAGCAATACGGTCTAAGTGAATATACAAGATCTCAAAGTGACCATTATATTTCTCTTCCCATGAAGGGAGTGGCAGACAGTTTAAATCTGGCAATGTCCGCAGGAATTTTAATGTACGAAGTACTTCGACAGAATCGGTAA
- a CDS encoding class I SAM-dependent rRNA methyltransferase: MNRFRRYQLNKTTEFILNSGHPWILNGKLSTAISAFKDGDWMRLVSGTNVTLGFGIYSSSGPIGIRIIQRGNDFSLFQLRQTIENALELRKPLRTKTNAYRLIHGENDLFPGVTVDRYGSTWVVQTYSQSLQKFSRLVVRLLYSAAPSVEEPIPKQIVWISPQRIGSEKSLPVRFLRGKKEIPYEEKIFLNQVHWKTKIPGQKGGFFLDVRNLRSFILEKSELARDRDCLHLFSHTGLTSVCLEEAGAKSVLSADGAKEALEEFASRILPEQEIPNFEKKNTIFTKGKHLLVRADLFQDWGFLEGRKFSLIILDPPNLTPNQASIPAGKKAYRSLISKALFHLEPGGDLILLSCSGRILESEFEKIGRETLANKGWKYKDLFKLRPEPDHPTRKEFPEGKYFKVHIYKKCEPLDQ, translated from the coding sequence ATGAACCGTTTTCGCCGTTACCAACTCAACAAAACAACCGAATTCATCCTGAATTCGGGACATCCGTGGATCTTAAACGGAAAATTATCCACTGCGATCTCCGCATTCAAAGATGGAGATTGGATGAGGCTTGTTTCCGGAACGAACGTAACATTAGGATTCGGGATCTATTCTTCTTCCGGTCCGATCGGAATACGGATCATCCAAAGAGGAAATGATTTCTCCCTTTTTCAATTAAGGCAAACGATTGAGAATGCATTAGAACTTCGAAAACCTCTTAGAACAAAAACGAACGCATACAGACTTATACATGGAGAGAACGATCTTTTTCCTGGAGTTACAGTGGATCGATATGGATCCACTTGGGTCGTCCAGACCTACTCTCAATCTTTACAAAAGTTTTCCAGATTAGTAGTTCGGCTTCTTTATTCGGCAGCTCCTAGTGTGGAAGAACCAATCCCAAAACAGATCGTTTGGATCTCTCCCCAGAGAATCGGTTCAGAAAAATCTTTGCCTGTTCGTTTTCTGCGTGGCAAAAAGGAAATCCCCTACGAGGAAAAAATTTTTCTGAATCAGGTACATTGGAAAACGAAGATCCCTGGTCAGAAAGGCGGATTCTTTTTAGATGTACGAAATCTTCGCTCGTTTATATTAGAAAAATCGGAATTAGCCCGCGACAGAGATTGCCTACACTTATTCTCTCATACCGGACTCACTTCCGTTTGTTTGGAAGAAGCCGGGGCAAAGTCGGTCTTATCTGCCGATGGAGCGAAAGAAGCTCTTGAAGAATTTGCGTCCCGCATTTTACCCGAACAAGAGATCCCGAATTTCGAGAAAAAAAACACGATCTTCACAAAAGGCAAACATCTTCTTGTCCGAGCGGATCTATTCCAAGACTGGGGATTTTTAGAAGGCCGAAAATTTTCACTTATCATATTGGATCCACCCAATCTGACTCCGAACCAGGCCTCTATCCCCGCAGGCAAAAAAGCATATCGTAGTCTAATTAGTAAGGCACTCTTTCATTTGGAACCGGGAGGAGACCTGATCTTACTTTCTTGTTCCGGAAGAATCTTGGAGTCCGAATTCGAAAAGATTGGTCGAGAAACCTTGGCAAACAAAGGATGGAAGTACAAAGATCTTTTCAAATTAAGACCGGAACCGGATCATCCTACGCGTAAGGAATTTCCGGAAGGGAAATATTTCAAGGTCCATATCTATAAAAAATGCGAGCCCTTAGATCAGTGA
- a CDS encoding class I SAM-dependent methyltransferase, translating to MSTTKNTYQLIDSGNFKKLEQVGPYKVIRPSPVAAWPPTQPSLWKDADGEYHRSDKGGGNWSWKGASRPDSEDEFLIQIPPLTVKIRFTPFGHLGIFPEQLSNWDRIRNVSSQLSGQGEVLNLFAYSGLSTLSVLAGGLDACHLDSSKGMVEWARENAQVSGLAGKKVRWIVEDVLKFLNREIRREKKYIGFILDPPTFGRGASGEVFKIEKDLPEMMDLLMKLCDNKPEFVFLTCHSTGFSPLALRRILEGRIKTPGNYLTEELSISESTGRLHPAGSNCVFYSNRVKL from the coding sequence ATGAGCACTACGAAAAATACATACCAACTCATCGATTCCGGAAATTTCAAAAAGTTAGAACAAGTGGGCCCGTATAAAGTGATCCGTCCTTCTCCGGTTGCCGCATGGCCGCCTACTCAACCTTCTCTTTGGAAAGACGCCGATGGAGAATATCACAGAAGCGATAAGGGTGGTGGAAATTGGAGTTGGAAAGGGGCATCCAGACCGGATTCGGAAGACGAGTTTCTTATCCAGATCCCGCCATTAACGGTTAAGATACGTTTTACACCGTTTGGGCACCTTGGGATCTTTCCGGAACAATTGAGTAATTGGGATCGGATCCGAAATGTTTCTTCACAACTATCCGGACAGGGAGAGGTTTTAAATTTATTCGCTTATTCGGGACTTTCCACCTTATCCGTATTAGCCGGCGGCTTGGATGCCTGCCATTTGGATTCTTCCAAAGGAATGGTAGAATGGGCCAGAGAGAATGCACAAGTTTCCGGTCTCGCAGGAAAAAAAGTGCGCTGGATCGTGGAAGATGTATTAAAATTCCTGAATAGAGAGATCAGAAGAGAGAAAAAATATATAGGTTTCATTTTGGATCCTCCCACTTTCGGAAGAGGAGCAAGCGGAGAAGTATTCAAAATCGAAAAAGATCTGCCTGAGATGATGGACCTTCTTATGAAATTATGCGATAATAAGCCGGAGTTCGTATTCTTGACCTGTCATTCCACAGGATTCAGTCCTTTGGCGCTTCGAAGGATTCTGGAAGGAAGGATCAAAACTCCCGGGAATTATCTCACGGAAGAACTTTCCATTTCGGAGTCCACGGGAAGATTACATCCGGCGGGTTCCAACTGCGTATTTTATTCGAATAGAGTAAAACTTTGA
- a CDS encoding bactofilin family protein, with the protein MALVKNSSEVTNSTIGENSYFNGKFFINGSLKIDGKFEGKSLQAEQLYIGASGKVRTNITAASVIIEGIVIGNITARNRVMLLPTSRILGDIRTPELIIQNGVVLEGRCIISSDLKHSNKDHIELEYAKDSLTLERLFGKQTAAKEA; encoded by the coding sequence ATGGCACTTGTTAAGAACTCCTCCGAAGTTACAAACTCCACAATCGGCGAAAATTCCTACTTTAACGGAAAATTCTTTATCAACGGATCCTTAAAGATTGATGGAAAGTTCGAAGGAAAATCTCTCCAAGCGGAACAATTGTATATCGGAGCTTCCGGTAAAGTTCGCACAAACATCACTGCTGCCAGCGTTATTATAGAAGGTATCGTAATCGGAAATATCACCGCTCGTAACAGAGTGATGCTTCTTCCTACTTCCAGAATTTTGGGAGATATCCGCACTCCGGAATTGATCATTCAGAATGGAGTGGTGTTGGAAGGACGTTGTATCATTTCCAGCGACCTAAAACATTCCAACAAAGACCATATCGAATTGGAATATGCTAAGGATTCCTTAACCTTAGAAAGACTTTTCGGTAAACAAACAGCAGCTAAGGAAGCTTAG
- a CDS encoding citrate synthase — MANTAILKIDGKEYELPIITGTENEKAIDISKLRQQTGYITLDNGYLNTGACTSAVTFLDGELGILRYRGIPIEQLAEKSSFTEVAYLLIYGHLPSDKELQEWDKELTMHTLIHEDLKRLYNGFPKDGHPMAIMSTMIGSLSTYYQDSYDPENPDHRHISMVRLLAKFPTIAAFAYKKSLGQPTVHPMNHLDYCSNFLNMMFSVPSEDYYIDPEIVKALNLLLILHADHEQNCSTSTVRLVGSSLANLYGAISAGICALWGPRHGGANQEVLEMLLEIKASGLPVKKIVEKAKDKNDAFRLSGFGHRVYKNFDPRAKIIKKACDAVLSRLGVNDPLLDIAKELEEAALKDSYFVERKLYPNVDFYSGIIYRALGIPVNMFTVMFAMGRLPGWIAQWKEMIESPDMKIGRPRQIYTGATNTSYDDAKKK; from the coding sequence ATGGCAAACACCGCAATCTTAAAAATCGACGGTAAAGAATATGAACTACCCATCATTACGGGAACGGAAAACGAAAAGGCCATAGACATCTCCAAACTCAGACAGCAAACAGGATACATTACATTAGATAACGGTTATTTAAATACCGGAGCCTGCACTAGCGCGGTTACGTTCCTGGACGGAGAATTAGGGATCTTAAGATACCGTGGGATCCCGATCGAACAATTGGCCGAAAAATCAAGCTTCACCGAAGTGGCTTACCTTTTGATCTACGGTCATCTTCCTTCCGACAAAGAACTACAAGAATGGGACAAAGAGCTGACTATGCATACTTTGATCCATGAAGATCTAAAACGTCTTTATAATGGATTCCCAAAAGACGGTCACCCGATGGCGATCATGTCCACAATGATCGGTTCCCTTTCCACCTATTACCAAGATTCTTATGATCCGGAAAATCCGGATCATAGACATATCTCTATGGTTCGTCTTTTAGCGAAGTTTCCTACGATCGCTGCGTTCGCTTATAAAAAATCATTGGGCCAACCCACAGTTCACCCAATGAACCACCTGGATTATTGCAGCAACTTCTTGAATATGATGTTTTCCGTTCCGAGTGAAGACTATTATATCGATCCGGAAATCGTAAAAGCTCTCAATTTGCTTTTGATCCTTCACGCGGACCATGAGCAAAACTGTTCCACTTCTACCGTTCGTTTGGTGGGTTCATCGCTCGCAAACTTGTATGGGGCGATCTCCGCAGGGATCTGCGCACTTTGGGGGCCTCGTCACGGAGGAGCCAACCAAGAAGTGTTAGAAATGTTACTAGAGATCAAAGCTTCCGGTCTTCCTGTGAAAAAGATCGTAGAAAAAGCAAAAGATAAAAACGACGCATTCCGTCTTTCCGGATTCGGACATAGGGTTTATAAAAACTTCGACCCTCGCGCTAAGATCATTAAAAAAGCATGCGACGCGGTTCTTTCTAGACTTGGAGTGAACGATCCTCTATTAGATATCGCTAAAGAATTAGAAGAAGCTGCGCTCAAAGATTCTTATTTCGTGGAAAGAAAATTGTATCCGAACGTGGACTTCTATAGCGGTATTATCTATCGCGCGCTTGGAATTCCTGTGAACATGTTTACTGTAATGTTCGCGATGGGACGTCTTCCGGGTTGGATCGCTCAATGGAAAGAAATGATCGAATCTCCCGATATGAAGATCGGAAGACCTCGTCAGATCTATACGGGTGCTACGAATACTTCTTATGACGACGCTAAGAAAAAGTAA
- a CDS encoding GNAT family N-acetyltransferase — protein MNHTIRKLSSDETPPMDLLLLADPDQEIILSYLDRSSVFLMESEKGELIGVYLLLPTRPHTVEIVNIAVSEKFQGQGFGKKLLAHASETARSQGFLTLEIGTGNSSIAQLGLYQKSGFSISGIDFGFFLRNYPDPIWENGIQCKDMIRLSRHFS, from the coding sequence ATGAATCATACGATCAGAAAACTTTCTTCCGACGAAACCCCTCCTATGGATCTCTTACTTCTTGCAGATCCTGATCAGGAGATCATTCTTTCTTATTTGGATAGATCTTCCGTGTTTTTGATGGAGTCGGAGAAGGGAGAGTTGATCGGAGTCTACCTTCTTCTTCCCACCCGACCACATACTGTGGAAATCGTGAATATTGCGGTCTCGGAAAAATTCCAAGGCCAAGGATTCGGAAAAAAATTACTCGCTCATGCCTCGGAAACCGCAAGGTCCCAAGGATTTCTAACTTTGGAAATTGGAACGGGCAATTCGAGCATTGCTCAATTGGGCCTCTACCAAAAATCCGGCTTCTCCATTTCTGGGATCGATTTTGGATTTTTTCTCAGGAATTATCCGGATCCAATCTGGGAAAATGGGATCCAGTGCAAGGATATGATCCGATTGAGCCGGCATTTTTCTTAG